Proteins found in one Ancylobacter polymorphus genomic segment:
- a CDS encoding tyrosine-type recombinase/integrase, with the protein MMDLSVQHGVGGSLPSLVHAADERAQMRFLDFFTANIRNPHTRRAYGRAVTDFLTWCADQGVTGLGEVRPLHVSAWVEMQTRSHAAPTAKQRLAAVRHLFDWLVTGQVVPVNPAASVRGPSHSVKRGRTPVLAPEEARALLDAIDVTTPIGLRDRALIGLMVYSFARVGAALSMKVEDVYVQNRRLWVRLHEKGGKRHEMPCHHNLEIYLHAYIDGCGLAVDPRGPLFRTIGRGTGELTESPLPQANAYAMIGRRAAAAGIATKVGNHTFRATGITAYLKNGGTLERAAAMANHSSTRTTQLYDRRSDEVTLDEVERVLI; encoded by the coding sequence ATGATGGACCTCTCAGTTCAACACGGGGTCGGAGGCTCGCTGCCGTCGCTGGTCCACGCGGCCGACGAGCGCGCCCAGATGCGCTTCCTCGACTTCTTCACCGCGAACATCCGCAACCCCCACACCCGCCGCGCCTACGGCCGCGCCGTGACCGATTTCCTGACCTGGTGCGCGGACCAGGGCGTGACGGGGCTGGGCGAGGTGCGCCCGCTGCACGTCTCGGCATGGGTGGAAATGCAGACCCGCTCGCACGCGGCACCGACCGCCAAGCAGCGGCTGGCGGCGGTGCGGCACCTTTTCGACTGGCTGGTGACCGGGCAGGTCGTGCCGGTGAACCCGGCCGCATCGGTGCGCGGCCCCTCGCACAGCGTGAAGCGGGGGCGGACGCCGGTGCTGGCGCCGGAGGAGGCGCGGGCGCTGCTGGACGCGATCGACGTGACCACGCCCATCGGCCTGCGGGACCGGGCCCTTATCGGTCTGATGGTCTATTCGTTCGCGCGGGTGGGTGCGGCGCTCTCGATGAAGGTCGAGGACGTTTATGTGCAGAACCGGCGCCTGTGGGTGCGGCTGCACGAGAAGGGCGGCAAGCGGCATGAGATGCCCTGCCACCACAATCTCGAGATCTACCTGCACGCCTATATCGACGGCTGCGGGCTTGCTGTGGATCCGCGCGGGCCGCTGTTCCGCACGATCGGGCGCGGCACGGGTGAGCTGACGGAAAGCCCCCTCCCCCAGGCCAATGCCTATGCGATGATCGGGCGGCGTGCGGCGGCGGCCGGGATCGCCACCAAGGTCGGAAACCACACGTTCCGCGCGACCGGCATCACGGCTTACCTGAAGAATGGCGGGACGCTCGAGCGGGCGGCCGCCATGGCCAACCATTCGTCGACGCGCACAACCCAGCTCTATGACCGGCGGTCGGATGAGGTGACGCTGGACGAGGTGGAGCGGGTGCTGATCTGA